The Anabas testudineus chromosome 11, fAnaTes1.2, whole genome shotgun sequence genome has a segment encoding these proteins:
- the thrap3b gene encoding thyroid hormone receptor-associated protein 3b isoform X2 has product MKSSRSRSRSRSHTPSYRNYPSRDYQNNRGGFRGYNRGYRRPFHYRGRNRGYYPRGHYQNRGGGGGGGYGYKANWQGGGGGGGGGGGWHDRHHDQDRHSHSPRRGRSRSRTPKKRSGSRSRSRYSERSSSGRSRRSRRSSYSSRSRSSSPRHRSSKGKPGTKDAKDKLVESQAEKAGQPADGSAIEKVSGGKWIDCDASPKRISPKKEDAPPGPETKGPGSGGPLWKTIGSVSPPAKSPTKSGQTASFSGFGFFSKEDAKSGDKTMISAAFKKFLAENKNKKQAPEKENGRDKEHNIIDRELEKGSKSGELFNISSSSFGESKEDKTVPFFDAGEEEFLKSHRLKESNIEEDGEIKSALTARDIFGKWGDEPSYPTSYPSVKEKSCRDAEESEPIDHMEEELYRSRKHASKKEEKAKKKEKKEKEKFRRSPSPPSTSRERERPLFPGAFPPPEESSASRLSASREDFELKIGSLDELPGSSSKDRYMPRELLNPSKKDPEFRSIFQHIQTAQLRRSPSELFAQHIVSIVHYIKAQHFHSSDMTLSERFAMYQRKAAEVEMMKPRKSPEIHRRIDVSPSAFKRHSYLFEDMEETSYKDPSKKFKGDVMDLRLDIERRKRFAGKERDCRREAGRSPGGSRGPSRERSCEKSGKHHKKSKKGKKKRDRSPSSSSASTSPSPYPPNFRGKEYMGEGMEHSEEGYSHSRYPPREYSGPGERGPGERGPGERGPGERGPGERGPGERGPGDRGPRDYEGHTMERGRGRGFFPRVRGRGWNRGNYPGNNSNGNPVNMNPPVRPPDEEWDPEYTPKSRKYYLHDDRDGEKTWVDNRGRGRGSFPTRWGRFIYRKGGSSPKWTHDMFQGEEEGELVDDSLEVDHKDTQNAGDASASKQ; this is encoded by the exons ATGAAAAG TTCTAGGTCTCGTTCCCGCTCTCGTTCACACACTCCATCCTATAGGAACTACCCCAGCAGGGACTATCAGAACAACAGAGGTGGTTTCAGGGGCTACAACCGGGGCTACAGGAGGCCATTTCATTACCGAGGAAGAAACCGAGGCTACTACCCACGAGGCCACTATCAGAACAGGGGAGGAGGTGGCGGCGGTGGCTACGGCTACAAGGCCAACTggcagggtggtggtggtggtggtggtggaggaggaggttggcATGACCGACACCATGACCAGGACCGGCACTCACACAGCCCCAGAAGAGGGCGCTCACGCTCCCGCACACCTAAGAAGCGTTCGGGCAGTCGCAGCCGCTCCCGCTACTCTGAACGCTCGTCTTCAGGTCGCTCTCGGCGCTCCAGACGTTCCAGCTACTCTTCACGGTCCCGGTCCTCGTCCCCACGTCATCGCAGCAGCAAGGGCAAGCCTGGCACCAAGGATGCTAAAGACAAGCTAGTTGAAAGTCAAGCAGAGAAAGCAGGACAGCCAGCTGATGGCAGCGCCATCGAGAAGGTGTCTGGAGGAAAATGGATTGACTGCGACGCAAGCCCTAAAAGAATCAGCCCTAAGAAAGAGGATGCTCCCCCTGGTCCTGAGACCAAAGGGCCCGGGAGCGGTGGCCCTCTGTGGAAAACCATCGGCAGCGTGTCCCCTCCCGCCAAGAGCCCCACAAAGTCAGGACAAACTGCTTCGTTCAGCGGCTTTGGGTTCTTCTCAAAGGAAGATGCCAAGTCTGGAGATAAGACCATGATCTCAGCTGCCTTCAAAAA GTTCTTGgcagagaataaaaacaaaaagcaggcACCTGAAAAGGAGAACGGTCGCGATAAGGAACACAACATCATAGACAGAGAACTAGAGAAAGGAAGCAAGTCTGGAGAACTTTTCAACATCTCGTCCTCTTCTTTTGGTGAATCCAAGGAAGACAAGACAGTCCCTTTCTTTGATGCGGGAGAAGAGGAGTTCCTCAAGTCTCACAGGCTGAAAGAGAGCAACATTGAGGAGGATGGCGAAATCAAATCAGCCCTCACAGCTCGTGATATTTTCGGGAAATGGGGGGATGAGCCGAGCTACCCAACTTCCTATCCGTCTGTCaaagagaaaagctgcagagaTGCTGAAGAGTCTGAGCCCATTGATCACATGGAGGAGGAATTATACAGAAGCCGCAAGCACGCCtcaaagaaagaggaaaaggccaagaagaaagagaagaaagaaaaagaaaagttcaggAGGAGTCCGTCACCTCCCTCAACctctagagagagagagcgccCGCTGTTTCCTGGAGCTTTCCCTCCACCTGAAGAGTCATCCGCATCACGACTGTCAGCTTCAAGGGAAGACTTTGAACTCAAAATTGGTTCTTTAGATGAATTGCCCGG CTCCTCTTCTAAAGATCGCTACATGCCCCGAGAACTGCTGAATCCCTCTAAGAAAGATCCAGAGTTTCGTTCTATTTTCCAGCACATTCAGACTGCCCAGCTTCGTCGCAGCCCCTCTGAGCTGTTTGCTCAGCACATAGTCTCAATTGTGCACTACATCAAAG CTCAGCATTTCCACTCCTCAGACATGACTTTAAGCGAGCGGTTTGCCATGTAccaaagaaaagctgcagaggTAGAAATGATGAAGCCAAGGAAGAGCCCAGAAATCCACAG GAGAATCGATGTTTCCCCCAGTGCCTTTAAGAGGCACTCTTACCTGTTTGAGGATATGGAGGAGACGAGCTACAAG GATCCAAGTAAAAAGTTCAAAGGAGATGTGATGGACCTTCGTCTGGATATTGAAAGACGTAAGAGGTTTGCTGGGAAGGAGCGCGACTGCAGGCGGGAAGCGGGCAGGAGCCCAGGAGGCTCCAGGGGCCCAAGCAGAGAGAGGTCCTGTGAGAAATCAGGGAAACACCACAAGAAATCCAA GAAGGGTAAGAAGAAGAGGGATCGCTCTCCgtcctcctcttctgcttctACCTCTCCATCCCCTTATCCCCCAAATTTCAGAGGTAAAGAGTACATGGGAGAGGGGATGGAGCACTCGGAGGAGGGCTACAGTCACTCACGTTATCCTCCACGAGAGTACAGCGGTCCTGGAGAGAGGGGTCCTGGAGAGAGGGGTCCTGGAGAGAGGGGTCCTGGAGAAAGGGGTCCTGGAGAAAGGGGTCCTGGAGAGAGGGGTCCTGGAGACAGAGGCCCTCGAGATTATGAGGGCCACACCATGGAGAGAGGCAGGGGCCGTGGATTT TTCCCTAGAGTCAGAGGACGAGGATGGAACAGGGGAAATTATCCTGGCAACAACAGCAACGGAAACCCTGTCAATATGAATCCTCCAGTGCGTCCTCCAGACGAGGAGTGGGACCCTGAATACACTCCCAAGAGCAGGAAGTATTACCTG CACGACGACCGTGATGGTGAGAAAACCTGGGTTGACAACCGTGGGAGAGGCCGAGGTTCCTTCCCAACTCGCTGGGGGCGCTTCATTTACCGTAAGGGAGGGAGCAGCCCGAAGTGGACCCACGACATGTTccagggagaagaagaaggagagctGGTAGACGACAGCCTCGAAGTAGACCATAAAGACACCCAGAACGCTGGAGACGCCTCCGCCTCGAAGCAGTAA
- the thrap3b gene encoding thyroid hormone receptor-associated protein 3b isoform X1 has protein sequence MSKAPDSPARSRSRSRSRSRSRSYSRSHSRSHSRSRSRKRRYSSRSRSRSRSHTPSYRNYPSRDYQNNRGGFRGYNRGYRRPFHYRGRNRGYYPRGHYQNRGGGGGGGYGYKANWQGGGGGGGGGGGWHDRHHDQDRHSHSPRRGRSRSRTPKKRSGSRSRSRYSERSSSGRSRRSRRSSYSSRSRSSSPRHRSSKGKPGTKDAKDKLVESQAEKAGQPADGSAIEKVSGGKWIDCDASPKRISPKKEDAPPGPETKGPGSGGPLWKTIGSVSPPAKSPTKSGQTASFSGFGFFSKEDAKSGDKTMISAAFKKFLAENKNKKQAPEKENGRDKEHNIIDRELEKGSKSGELFNISSSSFGESKEDKTVPFFDAGEEEFLKSHRLKESNIEEDGEIKSALTARDIFGKWGDEPSYPTSYPSVKEKSCRDAEESEPIDHMEEELYRSRKHASKKEEKAKKKEKKEKEKFRRSPSPPSTSRERERPLFPGAFPPPEESSASRLSASREDFELKIGSLDELPGSSSKDRYMPRELLNPSKKDPEFRSIFQHIQTAQLRRSPSELFAQHIVSIVHYIKAQHFHSSDMTLSERFAMYQRKAAEVEMMKPRKSPEIHRRIDVSPSAFKRHSYLFEDMEETSYKDPSKKFKGDVMDLRLDIERRKRFAGKERDCRREAGRSPGGSRGPSRERSCEKSGKHHKKSKKGKKKRDRSPSSSSASTSPSPYPPNFRGKEYMGEGMEHSEEGYSHSRYPPREYSGPGERGPGERGPGERGPGERGPGERGPGERGPGDRGPRDYEGHTMERGRGRGFFPRVRGRGWNRGNYPGNNSNGNPVNMNPPVRPPDEEWDPEYTPKSRKYYLHDDRDGEKTWVDNRGRGRGSFPTRWGRFIYRKGGSSPKWTHDMFQGEEEGELVDDSLEVDHKDTQNAGDASASKQ, from the exons ATGTCAAAGGCTCCAGATTCTCCAGCTCGGTCCCGCTCCAGATCAAGGTCTAGGTCCAGGTCCAGATCTTATTCCAGGTCTCACTCTAGAAGCCACTCCCGGTCAAGATCCAGAAAACGTCGCTATAG TTCTAGGTCTCGTTCCCGCTCTCGTTCACACACTCCATCCTATAGGAACTACCCCAGCAGGGACTATCAGAACAACAGAGGTGGTTTCAGGGGCTACAACCGGGGCTACAGGAGGCCATTTCATTACCGAGGAAGAAACCGAGGCTACTACCCACGAGGCCACTATCAGAACAGGGGAGGAGGTGGCGGCGGTGGCTACGGCTACAAGGCCAACTggcagggtggtggtggtggtggtggtggaggaggaggttggcATGACCGACACCATGACCAGGACCGGCACTCACACAGCCCCAGAAGAGGGCGCTCACGCTCCCGCACACCTAAGAAGCGTTCGGGCAGTCGCAGCCGCTCCCGCTACTCTGAACGCTCGTCTTCAGGTCGCTCTCGGCGCTCCAGACGTTCCAGCTACTCTTCACGGTCCCGGTCCTCGTCCCCACGTCATCGCAGCAGCAAGGGCAAGCCTGGCACCAAGGATGCTAAAGACAAGCTAGTTGAAAGTCAAGCAGAGAAAGCAGGACAGCCAGCTGATGGCAGCGCCATCGAGAAGGTGTCTGGAGGAAAATGGATTGACTGCGACGCAAGCCCTAAAAGAATCAGCCCTAAGAAAGAGGATGCTCCCCCTGGTCCTGAGACCAAAGGGCCCGGGAGCGGTGGCCCTCTGTGGAAAACCATCGGCAGCGTGTCCCCTCCCGCCAAGAGCCCCACAAAGTCAGGACAAACTGCTTCGTTCAGCGGCTTTGGGTTCTTCTCAAAGGAAGATGCCAAGTCTGGAGATAAGACCATGATCTCAGCTGCCTTCAAAAA GTTCTTGgcagagaataaaaacaaaaagcaggcACCTGAAAAGGAGAACGGTCGCGATAAGGAACACAACATCATAGACAGAGAACTAGAGAAAGGAAGCAAGTCTGGAGAACTTTTCAACATCTCGTCCTCTTCTTTTGGTGAATCCAAGGAAGACAAGACAGTCCCTTTCTTTGATGCGGGAGAAGAGGAGTTCCTCAAGTCTCACAGGCTGAAAGAGAGCAACATTGAGGAGGATGGCGAAATCAAATCAGCCCTCACAGCTCGTGATATTTTCGGGAAATGGGGGGATGAGCCGAGCTACCCAACTTCCTATCCGTCTGTCaaagagaaaagctgcagagaTGCTGAAGAGTCTGAGCCCATTGATCACATGGAGGAGGAATTATACAGAAGCCGCAAGCACGCCtcaaagaaagaggaaaaggccaagaagaaagagaagaaagaaaaagaaaagttcaggAGGAGTCCGTCACCTCCCTCAACctctagagagagagagcgccCGCTGTTTCCTGGAGCTTTCCCTCCACCTGAAGAGTCATCCGCATCACGACTGTCAGCTTCAAGGGAAGACTTTGAACTCAAAATTGGTTCTTTAGATGAATTGCCCGG CTCCTCTTCTAAAGATCGCTACATGCCCCGAGAACTGCTGAATCCCTCTAAGAAAGATCCAGAGTTTCGTTCTATTTTCCAGCACATTCAGACTGCCCAGCTTCGTCGCAGCCCCTCTGAGCTGTTTGCTCAGCACATAGTCTCAATTGTGCACTACATCAAAG CTCAGCATTTCCACTCCTCAGACATGACTTTAAGCGAGCGGTTTGCCATGTAccaaagaaaagctgcagaggTAGAAATGATGAAGCCAAGGAAGAGCCCAGAAATCCACAG GAGAATCGATGTTTCCCCCAGTGCCTTTAAGAGGCACTCTTACCTGTTTGAGGATATGGAGGAGACGAGCTACAAG GATCCAAGTAAAAAGTTCAAAGGAGATGTGATGGACCTTCGTCTGGATATTGAAAGACGTAAGAGGTTTGCTGGGAAGGAGCGCGACTGCAGGCGGGAAGCGGGCAGGAGCCCAGGAGGCTCCAGGGGCCCAAGCAGAGAGAGGTCCTGTGAGAAATCAGGGAAACACCACAAGAAATCCAA GAAGGGTAAGAAGAAGAGGGATCGCTCTCCgtcctcctcttctgcttctACCTCTCCATCCCCTTATCCCCCAAATTTCAGAGGTAAAGAGTACATGGGAGAGGGGATGGAGCACTCGGAGGAGGGCTACAGTCACTCACGTTATCCTCCACGAGAGTACAGCGGTCCTGGAGAGAGGGGTCCTGGAGAGAGGGGTCCTGGAGAGAGGGGTCCTGGAGAAAGGGGTCCTGGAGAAAGGGGTCCTGGAGAGAGGGGTCCTGGAGACAGAGGCCCTCGAGATTATGAGGGCCACACCATGGAGAGAGGCAGGGGCCGTGGATTT TTCCCTAGAGTCAGAGGACGAGGATGGAACAGGGGAAATTATCCTGGCAACAACAGCAACGGAAACCCTGTCAATATGAATCCTCCAGTGCGTCCTCCAGACGAGGAGTGGGACCCTGAATACACTCCCAAGAGCAGGAAGTATTACCTG CACGACGACCGTGATGGTGAGAAAACCTGGGTTGACAACCGTGGGAGAGGCCGAGGTTCCTTCCCAACTCGCTGGGGGCGCTTCATTTACCGTAAGGGAGGGAGCAGCCCGAAGTGGACCCACGACATGTTccagggagaagaagaaggagagctGGTAGACGACAGCCTCGAAGTAGACCATAAAGACACCCAGAACGCTGGAGACGCCTCCGCCTCGAAGCAGTAA